One segment of Natronosalvus halobius DNA contains the following:
- a CDS encoding STAS domain-containing protein: MDLEASEVDLENQYANRRLARMLSFDSVEQLRSEISSIEYADPQDAERFEEQLKRTGRVDAFETQLLGNDGETIDVLVSGTVDDGEFIAYVTDISERKRLERKTAEQAEAILEQSTPIVEIWDCITLATVVGTLDTARAQRLTEELLTELTENGAEIALIDITGVPNVDTATAQHLTDTVNAVSLLGSEVIITGINPDIAQTLVQLGITMDDIRTRSTLSEGLELGLHLTQNIDIVTNASQST, translated from the coding sequence ATGGATCTCGAAGCTTCCGAGGTCGACCTAGAGAATCAGTACGCCAATCGGCGGCTCGCCAGAATGCTTTCTTTCGATTCGGTCGAACAGCTTCGCTCGGAAATTTCGTCCATCGAATACGCGGATCCACAGGACGCCGAGCGATTCGAAGAACAGCTCAAACGAACGGGTCGCGTGGACGCGTTCGAAACGCAACTTCTCGGGAACGACGGCGAGACGATAGACGTACTCGTCTCTGGAACCGTCGACGATGGGGAGTTCATCGCCTACGTCACCGACATTTCCGAGCGGAAACGACTCGAGCGGAAGACGGCCGAACAGGCCGAAGCGATTCTCGAACAGTCGACGCCGATCGTCGAAATCTGGGATTGCATCACGCTCGCAACTGTGGTCGGAACGCTGGATACGGCTCGCGCACAGCGGCTCACCGAGGAGTTGCTCACCGAACTCACGGAGAACGGGGCGGAGATTGCGCTGATCGACATCACCGGCGTTCCGAACGTGGACACGGCGACGGCACAGCACCTCACCGATACGGTAAACGCCGTATCGCTGCTGGGCAGCGAAGTCATCATCACCGGGATCAATCCCGACATCGCCCAGACGCTGGTCCAGCTCGGGATCACGATGGACGACATCCGAACCAGATCCACGTTGAGCGAGGGGCTGGAACTCGGACTGCACCTCACCCAGAACATCGACATCGTGACGAATGCGTCTCAATCTACCTAA
- a CDS encoding STAS domain-containing protein, translating to MTHTDRVTVIQVRGTLIATLPPHPSDSTIDDLQERILERINQTNLERIEGVVLDVSDVQTVDSFFARVIVETAKMVELMGVRPILVGIGPAIAITVTELGFDLGGVQTARSIDAALDALEIDSG from the coding sequence ATGACCCACACAGATCGCGTCACCGTTATCCAGGTGCGAGGAACGTTGATCGCGACCCTCCCCCCACACCCGTCGGACAGTACGATCGACGACCTCCAGGAACGCATTCTCGAGCGTATCAACCAGACGAACCTCGAACGTATCGAGGGAGTCGTGCTCGATGTCTCCGACGTGCAAACGGTCGACTCGTTCTTCGCCCGGGTGATCGTCGAGACGGCGAAGATGGTCGAATTGATGGGCGTTCGACCGATTCTCGTCGGCATCGGCCCCGCCATCGCCATCACGGTGACCGAACTCGGGTTCGACCTGGGTGGTGTGCAGACCGCCAGGAGTATCGATGCGGCGCTAGACGCCCTCGAGATAGATTCGGGGTGA
- a CDS encoding anti-sigma regulatory factor: protein MSEEGVLEIASESDIVTARTTIRNVASTAGFGLTDTTRIVTAVSELARNIYLYAEVGTMRWRVRSKGSQRVVEIVFDDDGPGISDIDRALEEGYSTSSGMGHGLSGAQKMMDEFEIDTSAETGTTVTIRKYVPRVVANDG, encoded by the coding sequence GTGAGCGAAGAAGGGGTCCTCGAGATCGCCTCTGAATCGGACATCGTCACCGCCAGGACCACGATTCGAAACGTCGCTTCGACCGCCGGCTTCGGGCTGACGGACACCACCCGGATCGTGACCGCTGTCTCCGAACTCGCCCGTAACATCTATCTCTATGCCGAAGTCGGGACGATGCGCTGGCGAGTCCGTTCGAAGGGGAGCCAGCGAGTCGTCGAGATCGTCTTCGACGACGATGGTCCAGGAATTTCGGACATCGATCGCGCCCTCGAAGAGGGGTACTCGACGTCGAGCGGAATGGGCCACGGCCTCTCCGGCGCCCAGAAGATGATGGACGAGTTCGAGATCGACACGAGTGCCGAAACGGGGACGACCGTCACCATCCGCAAGTACGTGCCACGAGTGGTCGCCAATGACGGGTGA
- a CDS encoding ATP-binding protein gives MTGDDEASIPISKQADVILAGRRAKPILAAFELDESTVEEVVLVIHELASNIVKHAGEGTITLVPKSSDDYRGIEIHAEDSGPGIGDVDRAIVDGYSTVGSLGSGLGAVDRLMDEFEVVPRPDSHAGTHIVAKRDFQPRARSQKPFPLTFGAATRPRSRGDPNGDAFVIKRWGDNALVGVIDGLGHGQDAHTAAAAAKRYVTGHFDQSLTAIFRGVERVCSRTRGVVMALARFDWTKETISYASVGNISHKVEAPVPLQFVTRRGVLGNDAPEPLIRENEWDPEYALALYSDGVRSLWKWDEFVHLVDEPSSTLAHRLLAELADENDDATVLVVTRGSR, from the coding sequence ATGACGGGTGACGACGAGGCGTCGATCCCGATTTCCAAACAGGCCGACGTCATCCTCGCCGGCCGCCGGGCGAAGCCGATCCTGGCAGCGTTCGAGCTGGACGAGTCGACCGTCGAAGAGGTCGTCCTCGTGATCCACGAACTGGCTTCGAACATCGTCAAACACGCCGGCGAAGGGACGATCACGCTCGTGCCCAAGTCGTCGGACGACTATCGCGGTATCGAGATTCACGCCGAGGACTCGGGGCCGGGAATCGGCGACGTCGATCGAGCGATCGTCGACGGCTATTCGACGGTAGGAAGCCTGGGGTCCGGGCTCGGGGCAGTCGATCGGCTCATGGACGAATTCGAAGTCGTTCCTCGCCCCGACTCACACGCCGGCACGCACATCGTGGCCAAGCGCGATTTCCAGCCTCGAGCACGTTCCCAGAAACCGTTTCCGCTCACGTTCGGAGCGGCAACGCGTCCCCGGTCACGCGGCGATCCGAACGGCGACGCGTTCGTCATCAAACGGTGGGGAGACAATGCCCTCGTCGGCGTCATCGACGGATTGGGGCACGGACAGGATGCCCACACCGCCGCGGCAGCGGCGAAACGGTACGTCACGGGCCACTTCGACCAGTCGCTCACCGCGATCTTTCGGGGCGTCGAACGGGTGTGTTCCAGGACGCGCGGTGTCGTCATGGCGCTCGCTCGCTTCGACTGGACCAAAGAGACGATTTCCTACGCCAGCGTCGGCAACATCTCCCACAAGGTCGAGGCCCCGGTGCCGCTCCAGTTCGTGACGCGACGGGGAGTGCTCGGGAACGACGCACCGGAACCGCTGATCAGGGAAAACGAGTGGGATCCTGAGTACGCCCTGGCGCTGTATTCGGACGGTGTACGGTCGCTCTGGAAGTGGGACGAGTTCGTCCACCTCGTCGACGAGCCGAGTTCGACGCTCGCACACCGACTCCTGGCGGAGTTGGCGGACGAGAACGACGACGCAACCGTGCTGGTGGTTACGAGGGGATCACGATGA